A genome region from Cutaneotrichosporon cavernicola HIS019 DNA, chromosome: 5 includes the following:
- the tif224 gene encoding uncharacterized protein (Belongs to the eIF-2B alpha beta delta subunits family), with amino-acid sequence MSSPSKPSALPTQPPGSPKKEKAAPAPAKEKADKADKKPNAKADKAARRAAKLATRPPPPPEAPAQQAGSAAPTTAQAAGNPAGPSRHRRAVAAAEAASTRPAAPPNPAQQYFSHLPLPRDAGTPAAFESGKIHPLVVRLGVLIASGTLRGASARTMAVLEAFREVVHDYVCPEDAVFWKDLNSHISPMIAYLETCRPKGVGVGNAIRWFKGEITRLGENETDATETAQKAALSAAIDVYIRDRIVVAGQVISDNAREKIKPDDVIVVYARSSVVERALLDAIDEMKAKDRNASFSVVVVDSRPLQEGRELLATLTAGGIPCTYTLLPLAATAISRASLVLLGGSSLNSDGALHSRAGTAVVAMLAKEYRVPVVACVETFKLSERVALDDLANNELGAAHDLFSIPTAPALQLPEPLPKSLSTLTLLYDLTPPEHITAVCTEVGFIPPSSVPTLLGKSAITA; translated from the exons ATGTCGTCCCCATCAAAACCCTCCGCGCTGCCTACCCAGCCTCCCGGCAGCccgaagaaggagaaggctgcGCCCGCCCCCGCCAAAGAGAAGGCAGACAAGGCGGACAAGAAGCCCAACGCTAAGGCAGACAAGGCAGCCCGTCGTGCAGCCAAGCTCGCCAcccgccctcccccaccccccgAGGCACCCGCGCAGCAGGCTGGCTCCGCTGCTCCCACCACGGCCCAGGCGGCAGGCAATCCCGCCGGTCCGTCGCGTCACCGCCGTGCCGTGGCTGCAGCCGAGGCGGCATCGACCCGCCCCGCTGCTCCACCCAACCCTGCGCAGCAGTACTTCTCGcatctccctctccctcgtGACGCCGGCACGCCAGCGGCCTTTGAGTCGGGCAAGATTCATCCCTTGGTGGTGCGCCTCGGTGTCCTCATCGCGTCGGGTACGTTGCGCGGTGCGTCGGCGCGTACAATGGCTGTTCTTGAGGCATtccgcgaggtcgtgcaTGACTACGTGTGTCCCGAGGACGCCGTGTTCTGGAAGGACCTCAACTCGCACATCTCGCCCATGATCGCGTACCTTGAGACGTGCCGGCCCAagggtgttggtgttggtaACGCGATCCGGTGGTTCAAGGGCGAGATTACACGGCTCGGTGAGAACGAGACGGACGCGACTGAGACCGCGCAAAAGGCCGCCCTGTCCGCCGCGATTGATGTGTATATCCGCGATCGTATCGTTGTTGCGGGACAGGTTATTAGCGATAacgcgcgcgagaagaTCAAGCCCGACGACGTTATTGTGGTGTATGCGCGCTCGAGTGTAGTCGAGCGTGCACTGCTCGACGCGAtcgacgagatgaaggCCAAGGACCGCAACGCCAGCTTTTccgttgtcgtcgtcgactcgAGGCCCCTTCAGGAAG GCcgtgagctcctcgcgaCTCTCACTGCGGGTGGTATTCCCTGCACGTACACGCTCCTTCCCCTCGCTGCGACTGCGATTtcgcgcgcgtcgctcgttctcctcggcggctcGTCGCTCAATTCGGACGGCGCGCTGCACTCGCGCGCGGGAACGGCCGTCGTCGCTATGCTGGCCAAGGAGTACCGTGTTCCTGTCGTCGCATGCGTCGAGACGTTCAAGCTaagcgagcgcgtcgctctcgacgacctcgcgaacaacgagctcggcgcggcgcacgaCCTTTTCTCCATCCcgaccgcgccggcgctgcAGCTTCCTGAGCCCCTGCCCAAGTCGCTCTCCACCCTTACGCTGCTGTACGACCTCACGCCGCCCGAGCACATTACGGCTGTGTGCACCGAAGTCGGGTTCAtcccgccttcctcggtgCCGACGCTGCTGGGCAAGAGCGCCATCACGGCCTGA
- a CDS encoding uncharacterized protein (Glycolipid transfer protein (GLTP)) — translation MAQPQFFETISKSFEDVPVTPAGVETAPFLEASEGLVKIFNLFGNPAFSVVQNDITGNINKVRTYFLANPTDADTLEKLLAHDKATHPKTKDRVATDALMWLLRGLKFTAMGLRINLSNEAEELSVSFTKGYEGSLKKFHGMMVRPVFSLAMRACPYRASFYPKFGQPQDVVMAKLEAWLKALEDIVDRESKVFKDGGYGEI, via the exons ATGGCCCAGCCCCAGTTCTTCGAGACCATCTCTAAG TCCTTCGAGGACGTGCCCGTCACGCCAGCAGGCGTTGAGACGGCACCCTTCCTCGAGGCGTCGGAGGGTCTCGTCAAGATCTTCAACCTCTTCGGAAACCCGGCCTTTAGCGTCGTGCAGAACGACATTACCGGCAACATCAAC AAAGTCCGCACCTacttcctcgccaaccccaccgacgccgacacgctcgagaagctcctcgcccacgaCAAGGCGACCCACcccaagaccaaggacCGCGTGGCCACCGACGCGCTCATGTGGCTCCTCCGCGGACTCAAGTTTACCGCTATGGGGCTGCGCATCAACCTCTCcaacgaggccgaggagctcagTGTGTCGTTCACGAAGGGGTACGAGGGGAGCCTTAAGAAGTTCCACGGGATGATGGTCCGGCCTGTGTTTTCG ctcgCTATGAGGGCGTGCCCGTACCGCGCCAGCTTCTACCCCAAGTTCGGGCAGCCGCAGGACGTCGTCATGGCCAAGCTTGAGGCGTGgctcaaggcgctcgaggacattgTCGACCGCGAGTCCAAGGTCTTCAAGGACGGCGGCTACGGCGAGATCTAA
- a CDS encoding uncharacterized protein (Aldo/keto reductase family), whose translation MAAMKAAADAGATTWSTATFYGNGPPGKMGAGFDNLRLIGRFFKTYPDYVGKIQLVVKGGIGPGMDITSDLELNRSLLSYARECLGVPIDVYLPARIRPGADPVLFFRDFDTLRKEGLFHALGASEVCAPTLDKVTAAGIVISVVEIEVSLWSWDEDVRAVVEWSTANKIPIYAYSPLGRGFITRTWKTPEDVPPESFQGHSPRFQGDNFYKNLQLVDVLDSMAEKRGLSTAQLAIAWVCATGPYVVPIPGSKNPDRARENTEAANIKLSKEEMAQIDEIMRQFPPVGGRYPESHSAALML comes from the exons ATGGCCGCAATGAAAGCGGCCGCCGATGCGGGGGCGACGACATGGTCCACCGCGACGTTTTACGGCAACGGACCCCCCGGCAAGATGGGAGCTGGGTTCGATAACCTCCGTCTCATTGGACGTTTCTTCAAGACGTACCCAGATTACGTGGGCAAGATTCAGCTTGTCGTGAAAGGCGGCATCGGGCCGGGAATGGACATTACGTCTGA CCTCGAGTTGAAccgctccctcctctcgtATGCGAGGGAATGCCTGGGCGTCCCGATCGACGTGTATCTCCCCGCCCGGATCCGGCCTGGGGCCGACCCCGTCTTGTTCTTCCGCGACTTTGACACACTTCGGAAGGAGGGGCTCTTCCATGCTCTCGGCGCCTCTGAAGTCTGTGCCCCAACTCTGGACAAGGTTACGGCGGCGGGGATCGTCATCTCGGTCGTTGAGATCGAAGTATCCCTCTGGAGctgggacgaggacgtgcgTGCCGTCGTCGAATGGTCTACGGCCAACAAAATTCCGATCTATGCCTATTCGCCGCTGGGAAGAGGATTCATCACGCGTACGTGGAAAACGCCAGAGGACGTGCCACCCGAGAGCTTCCAGGGCCATAGTCCCCGGTTCCAGGGGGACAACTTCTACAAGAACCTCCAACTTGTCGATGTGCTCGATTCGATGGCTGAGAAGCGCGGGCTGAGTACGGCCCAGTTGGCTATTGCCTGGGTCTGCGCAACGGGGCCATATGTTGTGCCTATTCCCGGAAGCAAGAACCCCGACCGCGCGAGGGAGAACACCGAGGCTGCCAACATCAAACTTAGCAAAGAGGAGATGGCGCAGATCGACGAGATTATGCGCCAGTTCCCCCCCGTTGGGGGGAGGTATCCCGAGTCTCacagcgccgcgctcaTGCTGTAG
- a CDS encoding uncharacterized protein (Domain of unknown function (DUF1996)), producing the protein MFAALVTALGLAGSATAQALPDHTIITAISPIMMGRLDPIIDPGKIGSHVHTVMGASNFRSELSNPQEMLNAECTTAVVTADKSNYWTPTVYYMHDNGTFEAMPPFNTRIYYFTKNETNMNPFPPGLRMISGTSMSRDTSDIRMRGVQIHCGDQPDLFRPWLPNGTTHPNGCHSLHVGVRFPSCGLANGALDSENHFDHMTWPVESLDYGPEGPIYSPNGGLCPPSHPIKYPTIFMQSFYEFKENQGRPWRAGKNNVVFSNGDMLGPSFHGDFVNGWDPTVLTNFVKQCNMPNGAQDKPANCPAWAPSFNEQSSRSCAYQGMLPAEDIGLYRAIDKLPGCNPLWAADGPVTRQKCDSPEPGFAGPNRFIGIGNERRIPVYLPNAGNYTEMFINEDFPAWTGQWGGENNQKGTAGGITYGDTFGGARVQVSSDQDVANHVTFATDEVAGMGDTSVFRVDFPIKAESGTNQGAGLDSNATAAGLDNASVNASASAGAASSSASASASASVSGSAAPSASAPPVTSGKPVDTETKNGVSNESGVEELPGGALVAGHPDEGTAAAAPSASTSGSASASASTSASGESHHGGTRVYSSGPNGSGSGSGSGSSGGSGSGSGSGKKCNRKRRRSRH; encoded by the exons ATGTTCGCTGCCTTGGTAACTGCGCTTGGCCTGGCTGGCTCGGCCACCGCACAGGCACTCCCAGACCACACCATTATCACAGCAATCTCCCCCATCATGAtgggccgcctcgacccCATTATCGACCCCGGCAAGATCGGCTCACACGTCCACACCGTGATGGGTGCCTCCAACTTTCGAT CGGAATTGAGCAACCCTCAGGAAATGCTCAACGCCGAGTGCACCACCGCCGTTGTCACTGCCGACAAGTCCAACTACTGGACGCCGACGGTTTACTACATGCACGACAATGGGACGTTTGAGGCCATGCCGCCGTTTAACACTCGCATCTACTACTTTACCAAAAACGAGACCAACATGAACCCGTTCCCTCCGGGTCTGCGCATGATCTCTGGCACGTCTATGAGCCGCGACACCAGCGACATCCGTATGCGTGGGGTCCAGATTCACTGCGGTGACCAGCCGGATCTCTTTAGACCCTGGCTTCCCAACGGCACGACGCACCCCAACGGCTGCCACAGCTTGCACGTTGGCGTCCGCTTCCCCTCATGTGGCCTGGCCAACGGCGCCCTCGACTCGGAGAACCACTTTGACCACATGACCTGGCCTGTCGAGAGCCTCGACTATGGACCCGAGGGACCCATTTACAGCCCCAACGGCGGGCTCTgcccaccctcccacccgATCAAGTACCCGACCATCTTCATGCAGTCGTTCTACGAGTTCAAGGAGAACCAGGGCCGTCCTTGGAGGGCAGGCAAGAACAATGTCGTGTTCTCAAATGGCGACATGCTCGGCCCCTCGTTCCACGGCGACTTTGTCAACGGCTGGGACCCGACCGTACTAACCAACTTTGTCAAGCAGTGCAACATGCCCAACGGCGCGCAGGACAAGCCAGCAAACTGCCCAGCTTGGGCCCCCAGCTTCAACGAGCAgtcctcgcgcagctgcgcATACCAAGGCATGCTCCCCGCCGAAGACATTGGCCTGTACCGTGCCATTGACAAGTTGCCCGGCTGCAACCCGCTCTGGGCCGCCGACGGCCCGGTTACCCGTCAGAAATGTGATTCGCCTGAACCCGGCTTCGCTGGCCCGAACCGTTtcatcggcatcggcaACGAGCGTCGCATTCCCGTCTACCTGCCCAACGCGGGCAACTACACGGAGATGTTTATCAACGAGGACTTCCCGGCCTGGACCGGTCAGTGGGGTGGCGAGAACAACCAGAAGGGTACAGCCGGCGGCATTACTTACGGCGACACTttcggcggcgcgcgtgtCCAGGTATCGAGTGACCAGGATGTCGCCAACCACGTCACCTTCGCAACAGACGAGGTCGCTGGCATGGGTGACACGTCGGTTTTCCGAGTCGACTTCCcgatcaaggccgagagCGGGACGAACCAAGGCGCTGGACTAGACTCGAACGCCACCGCGGCCGGCCTTGACAATGCTAGCGTTAACGCGTCCGCGTCTGCGGGGGCCGCTAGCTCGTCTGCGTCCGCGTCTGCGTCTGCGTCGGTCTCCGGGTCCGCCGCTCCGTCTGCGTCTGCCCCGCCAGTGACGTCCGGCAAGCCGGTGGACACCGAGACGAAGAACGGTGTGTCGAACGAGTCTGGCGTTGAGGAGCTCcctggcggcgcgctcgtcgccggccACCCGGACGAGGGCACTGCTGCGGCGGctccctcggcctcgacctcgggttcggcctcggcctcggcttCGACTTCGGCTTCTGGCGAGTCACACCACGGCGGCACACGCGTGTACTCGTCGGGCCCGAACGGCAGTGGCAGCGGCAGTGGAAGTGGCAGCAGCGGTGGCAgcggcagtggcagtggcagcGGCAAGAAGTGCAAccgcaagcgccgccgctcgcgtCACTAA
- a CDS encoding uncharacterized protein (Involved in nucleolar integrity and required for processing of the pre-rRNA for the 60S ribosome subunit) — MDVDTTTPRTESTQAAPAKVLEVRGSKLGRSHGKAWKGEKESTRRTLMAPGLRSTFSKRIEQDMAKKAVKAVEKEMKDEAQEEHDRKVTAIRERRARKAEKERLEQVAARMSAKKLQRLKKRQGRSKKING, encoded by the exons atggacgtcgacacAACAACACCGCGTACGGAGAGCACGCAGGCTGCGCCGGCCAAGGTCCTGGAAGTTCGTGGGTCCAAGCTTGGTCGGAGTCATGGGAAGGCTTGGAagggggagaaggagagtACGCGGCGTACTCTTATGGCCCCGGGCTTAAGGTCGACTTTCTCCAAGCGGATTGAGCAGGATAtggccaagaaggctgTTAAGGctgtcgagaaggagatgaaggaCGAGGCTCAGGAGGAGCATGATCG CAAGGTCACCGCCATCCGtgagcgccgcgcgcgcaaggccgagaaggagcgcctcgagcaggTTGCCGCCAGGATGTCGGCCAAGAAGCTCCAGCGCCTCAAGAAG CGCCAGGGCCGGTCGAAGAAGATCAACGGGTAG
- a CDS encoding uncharacterized protein (4'-phosphopantetheinyl transferase superfamily), which yields MRLYALKVPPSISEDTLDRLLHHLPEAAQDRVRKFRHEADAIRSVAGRLLPTWYLRRSGLVPPPTHPEFETGPKGKPFLAKPQIQLDFNTSHEGAYVLLAVNDRDVGVDVMDLPSNPEELEDSISYQLTPHERLALAATRGRVKAKLLTTLWTIKEGYTKAIGEGIAFGLDRIEVDPGDGSVAGVRVDGRDVRKDGWRWAVGSLEGGAYGYAVIWRGEESAVEVETVGWDEFIRAFIGSGKAW from the exons ATGCGCCTCTACGCACTCAAGGTGCCCCCAAGCATCTCCGAGGAC ACCCTCGACCGACTCCTCCATCATCTCCccgaggccgcgcaggACCGCGTCCGTAAATTCCGCCATGAGGCCGACGCCATCCGTTCCGTCGCAGGCCGCCTCCTTCCAACGTGGTATCTCCGCCGCTCAGGCCTCGTtccaccaccaacccacCCCGAATTCGAGACCGGCCCAAAGGGCAAACCTTTCCTCGCAAAGCCGCAAATACAGCTGGATTTCAATACCAGCCATGAGGGAGCGTACGTCCTCCTGGCCGTGAACGACCGCGACGTGGGCGTAGACGTCATGGACTTGCCCTCCAATCCCGAGGAACTTGAAGACTCCATCTCATACCAG ctcACGCCACACGAGCGCCTCGCACTCGCCGCCACGCGGGGACGCGTAAAGGCCAAACTACTCACTACGCTGTGGACGATAAAGGAGGGCTATACCAAGGCTATTGGGGAGGGGATCGCTTTTGGACTAGACcgcatcgaggtcgatcCGGGGGACGGGTCTGTCGCTGGCGTGCGCGTTGATGGGCGCGATGTGCGCAAGGACGGGTGGAGATGGGCTGTTGGGagcctcgagggcggcgcgtACGGGTACGCCGTTATCTGgcgtggcgaggagagtgcggttgaggtcgagacTGTTGGGTGGGACGAGTTCATCCGTGCCTTCATTGGGAGCGGCAAGGCGTGGTAG